One Halichoerus grypus chromosome 1, mHalGry1.hap1.1, whole genome shotgun sequence genomic region harbors:
- the OGG1 gene encoding N-glycosylase/DNA lyase isoform X4, whose translation MGHRTLASFPALWASIPCPRSELRLDLVLASGQSFRWREQNPAHWTGVLANQVWTLTQTEEQLYCTVYRGDKGWVGRPTPEELKTVHQYFQLDVSLAQLYHHWSSVDPHFQEVAQKFQGVRLLQQDPIECLFSFICSSNNNIARITGMVERLCQAFGPRLIQLDDVTYHGFPSLQALAGPEVEAQLRKLGLGYRARYVSASARAILEEQGGLPWLRQLHMAPYEEAHKALCTLPGVGTKVADCICLMALDKPQAVPVDVHMWQIAQRDYSWHPTTSQAKGPSPQANKELGSFFRSLWGPYAGWAQAVLFSADLHQPHRAQEPPAKRRRSTDPEG comes from the exons ATGGGGCATCGTACTCTAGCTTCTTTCCCGGCCCTGTGGGCCTCCATCCCCTGTCCACGCTCGGAGCTGCGCCTGGACCTGGTTCTGGCTTCCGGACAGTCCTTCCG gtgGAGGGAACAAAACCCTGCGCACTGGACTGGAGTGCTGGCGAACCAGGTATGGACACTGACCCAGACTGAGGAGCAGCTCTACTGTACTGTGTACCGAGGTGACAAGGGATGGGTTGGCAGGCCTACACCAGAAGAGCTAAAGACTGTGCACCAGTACTTCCAGCTGGATGTCAGCCTGGCTCAACTATATCACCACTGGAGTTCTGTGGACCCCCACTTTCAAGAGGTGGCTCAGAAATTCCAAG GTGTGAGACTCCTGCAACAGGACCCTATCGAGTGCCTTTTCTCCTTCATCTGTTCCTCCAACAACAACATTGCTCGCATAACTGGCATGGTAGAACGGCTCTGTCAGGCCTTCGGACCTCGGCTCATCCAGCTTGATGATGTCACCTACCATGGCTTCCCCAGCCTGCAGGCCCTGGCTG GGCCAGAGGTAGAGGCTCAGCTCAGGAAGCTGGGCCTGGGGTACCGTGCCCGCTACGTGAGTGCCAGTGCTCGAGCCATCCTAGAAGAACAGGGCGGGCTACCCTGGCTGCGGCAGCTGCACATGGCCCCCTATGAGGAGGCCCACAAGGCCCTCTGCACCTTGCCCGGGGTGGGCACCAAG gtGGCTGACTGCATCTGCTTGATGGCCCTAGACAAGCCCCAGGCTGTGCCCGTGGATGTCCACATGTGGCAGATTGCCCAGCGTGACTACAGCTGGCACCCCACCACGTCCCAGGCCAAGGGTCCAAGCCCCCAGGCTAACAAGGAACTGG GAAGCTTTTTCCGGAGCCTGTGGGGACCTTATGCTGGCTGGGCCCAAGCA gtACTGTTCAGTGCTGACCTGCACCAACCCCACCGGGCTCAGGAGCCACCAGCAAAGCGCAGGAGATCTACAGACCCAGAGGGCTAG
- the OGG1 gene encoding N-glycosylase/DNA lyase isoform X3: protein MGHRTLASFPALWASIPCPRSELRLDLVLASGQSFRPTPEELKTVHQYFQLDVSLAQLYHHWSSVDPHFQEVAQKFQGVRLLQQDPIECLFSFICSSNNNIARITGMVERLCQAFGPRLIQLDDVTYHGFPSLQALAGPEVEAQLRKLGLGYRARYVSASARAILEEQGGLPWLRQLHMAPYEEAHKALCTLPGVGTKVADCICLMALDKPQAVPVDVHMWQIAQRDYSWHPTTSQAKGPSPQANKELGSFFRSLWGPYAGWAQALSTLPPAPPALTPCTLTPQSVLPAAPRYCSVLTCTNPTGLRSHQQSAGDLQTQRARWGALDKGVPQIPLPPSSLVLGKGLPATTTGTRCTQIK, encoded by the exons ATGGGGCATCGTACTCTAGCTTCTTTCCCGGCCCTGTGGGCCTCCATCCCCTGTCCACGCTCGGAGCTGCGCCTGGACCTGGTTCTGGCTTCCGGACAGTCCTTCCG GCCTACACCAGAAGAGCTAAAGACTGTGCACCAGTACTTCCAGCTGGATGTCAGCCTGGCTCAACTATATCACCACTGGAGTTCTGTGGACCCCCACTTTCAAGAGGTGGCTCAGAAATTCCAAG GTGTGAGACTCCTGCAACAGGACCCTATCGAGTGCCTTTTCTCCTTCATCTGTTCCTCCAACAACAACATTGCTCGCATAACTGGCATGGTAGAACGGCTCTGTCAGGCCTTCGGACCTCGGCTCATCCAGCTTGATGATGTCACCTACCATGGCTTCCCCAGCCTGCAGGCCCTGGCTG GGCCAGAGGTAGAGGCTCAGCTCAGGAAGCTGGGCCTGGGGTACCGTGCCCGCTACGTGAGTGCCAGTGCTCGAGCCATCCTAGAAGAACAGGGCGGGCTACCCTGGCTGCGGCAGCTGCACATGGCCCCCTATGAGGAGGCCCACAAGGCCCTCTGCACCTTGCCCGGGGTGGGCACCAAG gtGGCTGACTGCATCTGCTTGATGGCCCTAGACAAGCCCCAGGCTGTGCCCGTGGATGTCCACATGTGGCAGATTGCCCAGCGTGACTACAGCTGGCACCCCACCACGTCCCAGGCCAAGGGTCCAAGCCCCCAGGCTAACAAGGAACTGG GAAGCTTTTTCCGGAGCCTGTGGGGACCTTATGCTGGCTGGGCCCAAGCA CTCTCCACACTGCCACCAGCCCCACCAGCCCTGACTCCGTGTACCCTGACCCCCCAGAGtgtcctccctgctgcccccaggtACTGTTCAGTGCTGACCTGCACCAACCCCACCGGGCTCAGGAGCCACCAGCAAAGCGCAGGAGATCTACAGACCCAGAGGGCTAGGTGGGGGGCACTGGACAAAGGGGTTCCCCAAATACCTCTCCCCCCATCCAGTCTTGTGTTGGGAAAGGGGCTTCCTGCAACTACCACAGGGACCAGGTGCACTCAAATTAAGTAG
- the OGG1 gene encoding N-glycosylase/DNA lyase isoform X2: MGHRTLASFPALWASIPCPRSELRLDLVLASGQSFRWREQNPAHWTGVLANQVWTLTQTEEQLYCTVYRGDKGWVGRPTPEELKTVHQYFQLDVSLAQLYHHWSSVDPHFQEVAQKFQGVRLLQQDPIECLFSFICSSNNNIARITGMVERLCQAFGPRLIQLDDVTYHGFPSLQALAGPEVEAQLRKLGLGYRARYVSASARAILEEQGGLPWLRQLHMAPYEEAHKALCTLPGVGTKVADCICLMALDKPQAVPVDVHMWQIAQRDYSWHPTTSQAKGPSPQANKELGSFFRSLWGPYAGWAQAVSVLKLLFLLLFILLLLLLLLLLLPPRPLRTPPRALTHLTPLPPPPFQVVLQDFSPTPALTLVGAPCPDPAPRELL; encoded by the exons ATGGGGCATCGTACTCTAGCTTCTTTCCCGGCCCTGTGGGCCTCCATCCCCTGTCCACGCTCGGAGCTGCGCCTGGACCTGGTTCTGGCTTCCGGACAGTCCTTCCG gtgGAGGGAACAAAACCCTGCGCACTGGACTGGAGTGCTGGCGAACCAGGTATGGACACTGACCCAGACTGAGGAGCAGCTCTACTGTACTGTGTACCGAGGTGACAAGGGATGGGTTGGCAGGCCTACACCAGAAGAGCTAAAGACTGTGCACCAGTACTTCCAGCTGGATGTCAGCCTGGCTCAACTATATCACCACTGGAGTTCTGTGGACCCCCACTTTCAAGAGGTGGCTCAGAAATTCCAAG GTGTGAGACTCCTGCAACAGGACCCTATCGAGTGCCTTTTCTCCTTCATCTGTTCCTCCAACAACAACATTGCTCGCATAACTGGCATGGTAGAACGGCTCTGTCAGGCCTTCGGACCTCGGCTCATCCAGCTTGATGATGTCACCTACCATGGCTTCCCCAGCCTGCAGGCCCTGGCTG GGCCAGAGGTAGAGGCTCAGCTCAGGAAGCTGGGCCTGGGGTACCGTGCCCGCTACGTGAGTGCCAGTGCTCGAGCCATCCTAGAAGAACAGGGCGGGCTACCCTGGCTGCGGCAGCTGCACATGGCCCCCTATGAGGAGGCCCACAAGGCCCTCTGCACCTTGCCCGGGGTGGGCACCAAG gtGGCTGACTGCATCTGCTTGATGGCCCTAGACAAGCCCCAGGCTGTGCCCGTGGATGTCCACATGTGGCAGATTGCCCAGCGTGACTACAGCTGGCACCCCACCACGTCCCAGGCCAAGGGTCCAAGCCCCCAGGCTAACAAGGAACTGG GAAGCTTTTTCCGGAGCCTGTGGGGACCTTATGCTGGCTGGGCCCAAGCAGTAAGTGTACTGaagcttctcttcctcctcctcttcatcctcctcctcctcctcctcctcctcctcctcctcccacccagaCCCCTTAGGACTCCTCCCCGAGCCCTGACCCACTTGACTCCTCTACCACCACCGCCATTCCAGGTGGTCCTCCAGGACTTTTCACCCACCCCAGCCCTGACTCTAGTGGGCGCTCCTTGCCCTGACCCTGCTCCCCGTGAACTCTTGTAG
- the OGG1 gene encoding N-glycosylase/DNA lyase isoform X1, translating to MGHRTLASFPALWASIPCPRSELRLDLVLASGQSFRWREQNPAHWTGVLANQVWTLTQTEEQLYCTVYRGDKGWVGRPTPEELKTVHQYFQLDVSLAQLYHHWSSVDPHFQEVAQKFQGVRLLQQDPIECLFSFICSSNNNIARITGMVERLCQAFGPRLIQLDDVTYHGFPSLQALAGPEVEAQLRKLGLGYRARYVSASARAILEEQGGLPWLRQLHMAPYEEAHKALCTLPGVGTKVADCICLMALDKPQAVPVDVHMWQIAQRDYSWHPTTSQAKGPSPQANKELGSFFRSLWGPYAGWAQALSTLPPAPPALTPCTLTPQSVLPAAPRYCSVLTCTNPTGLRSHQQSAGDLQTQRARWGALDKGVPQIPLPPSSLVLGKGLPATTTGTRCTQIK from the exons ATGGGGCATCGTACTCTAGCTTCTTTCCCGGCCCTGTGGGCCTCCATCCCCTGTCCACGCTCGGAGCTGCGCCTGGACCTGGTTCTGGCTTCCGGACAGTCCTTCCG gtgGAGGGAACAAAACCCTGCGCACTGGACTGGAGTGCTGGCGAACCAGGTATGGACACTGACCCAGACTGAGGAGCAGCTCTACTGTACTGTGTACCGAGGTGACAAGGGATGGGTTGGCAGGCCTACACCAGAAGAGCTAAAGACTGTGCACCAGTACTTCCAGCTGGATGTCAGCCTGGCTCAACTATATCACCACTGGAGTTCTGTGGACCCCCACTTTCAAGAGGTGGCTCAGAAATTCCAAG GTGTGAGACTCCTGCAACAGGACCCTATCGAGTGCCTTTTCTCCTTCATCTGTTCCTCCAACAACAACATTGCTCGCATAACTGGCATGGTAGAACGGCTCTGTCAGGCCTTCGGACCTCGGCTCATCCAGCTTGATGATGTCACCTACCATGGCTTCCCCAGCCTGCAGGCCCTGGCTG GGCCAGAGGTAGAGGCTCAGCTCAGGAAGCTGGGCCTGGGGTACCGTGCCCGCTACGTGAGTGCCAGTGCTCGAGCCATCCTAGAAGAACAGGGCGGGCTACCCTGGCTGCGGCAGCTGCACATGGCCCCCTATGAGGAGGCCCACAAGGCCCTCTGCACCTTGCCCGGGGTGGGCACCAAG gtGGCTGACTGCATCTGCTTGATGGCCCTAGACAAGCCCCAGGCTGTGCCCGTGGATGTCCACATGTGGCAGATTGCCCAGCGTGACTACAGCTGGCACCCCACCACGTCCCAGGCCAAGGGTCCAAGCCCCCAGGCTAACAAGGAACTGG GAAGCTTTTTCCGGAGCCTGTGGGGACCTTATGCTGGCTGGGCCCAAGCA CTCTCCACACTGCCACCAGCCCCACCAGCCCTGACTCCGTGTACCCTGACCCCCCAGAGtgtcctccctgctgcccccaggtACTGTTCAGTGCTGACCTGCACCAACCCCACCGGGCTCAGGAGCCACCAGCAAAGCGCAGGAGATCTACAGACCCAGAGGGCTAGGTGGGGGGCACTGGACAAAGGGGTTCCCCAAATACCTCTCCCCCCATCCAGTCTTGTGTTGGGAAAGGGGCTTCCTGCAACTACCACAGGGACCAGGTGCACTCAAATTAAGTAG
- the OGG1 gene encoding N-glycosylase/DNA lyase isoform X7: MGHRTLASFPALWASIPCPRSELRLDLVLASGQSFRWREQNPAHWTGVLANQVWTLTQTEEQLYCTVYRGDKGWVGRPTPEELKTVHQYFQLDVSLAQLYHHWSSVDPHFQEVAQKFQGVRLLQQDPIECLFSFICSSNNNIARITGMVERLCQAFGPRLIQLDDVTYHGFPSLQALAGG; this comes from the exons ATGGGGCATCGTACTCTAGCTTCTTTCCCGGCCCTGTGGGCCTCCATCCCCTGTCCACGCTCGGAGCTGCGCCTGGACCTGGTTCTGGCTTCCGGACAGTCCTTCCG gtgGAGGGAACAAAACCCTGCGCACTGGACTGGAGTGCTGGCGAACCAGGTATGGACACTGACCCAGACTGAGGAGCAGCTCTACTGTACTGTGTACCGAGGTGACAAGGGATGGGTTGGCAGGCCTACACCAGAAGAGCTAAAGACTGTGCACCAGTACTTCCAGCTGGATGTCAGCCTGGCTCAACTATATCACCACTGGAGTTCTGTGGACCCCCACTTTCAAGAGGTGGCTCAGAAATTCCAAG GTGTGAGACTCCTGCAACAGGACCCTATCGAGTGCCTTTTCTCCTTCATCTGTTCCTCCAACAACAACATTGCTCGCATAACTGGCATGGTAGAACGGCTCTGTCAGGCCTTCGGACCTCGGCTCATCCAGCTTGATGATGTCACCTACCATGGCTTCCCCAGCCTGCAGGCCCTGGCTG gtGGCTGA
- the OGG1 gene encoding N-glycosylase/DNA lyase isoform X6 — protein MGHRTLASFPALWASIPCPRSELRLDLVLASGQSFRWREQNPAHWTGVLANQVWTLTQTEEQLYCTVYRGDKGWVGRPTPEELKTVHQYFQLDVSLAQLYHHWSSVDPHFQEVAQKFQGVRLLQQDPIECLFSFICSSNNNIARITGMVERLCQAFGPRLIQLDDVTYHGFPSLQALAGPEVEAQLRKLGLGYRARYVSASARAILEEQGGLPWLRQLHMAPYEEAHKALCTLPGVGTKVADCICLMALDKPQAVPVDVHMWQIAQRDYSWHPTTSQAKGPSPQANKELESQPKPASSKRKL, from the exons ATGGGGCATCGTACTCTAGCTTCTTTCCCGGCCCTGTGGGCCTCCATCCCCTGTCCACGCTCGGAGCTGCGCCTGGACCTGGTTCTGGCTTCCGGACAGTCCTTCCG gtgGAGGGAACAAAACCCTGCGCACTGGACTGGAGTGCTGGCGAACCAGGTATGGACACTGACCCAGACTGAGGAGCAGCTCTACTGTACTGTGTACCGAGGTGACAAGGGATGGGTTGGCAGGCCTACACCAGAAGAGCTAAAGACTGTGCACCAGTACTTCCAGCTGGATGTCAGCCTGGCTCAACTATATCACCACTGGAGTTCTGTGGACCCCCACTTTCAAGAGGTGGCTCAGAAATTCCAAG GTGTGAGACTCCTGCAACAGGACCCTATCGAGTGCCTTTTCTCCTTCATCTGTTCCTCCAACAACAACATTGCTCGCATAACTGGCATGGTAGAACGGCTCTGTCAGGCCTTCGGACCTCGGCTCATCCAGCTTGATGATGTCACCTACCATGGCTTCCCCAGCCTGCAGGCCCTGGCTG GGCCAGAGGTAGAGGCTCAGCTCAGGAAGCTGGGCCTGGGGTACCGTGCCCGCTACGTGAGTGCCAGTGCTCGAGCCATCCTAGAAGAACAGGGCGGGCTACCCTGGCTGCGGCAGCTGCACATGGCCCCCTATGAGGAGGCCCACAAGGCCCTCTGCACCTTGCCCGGGGTGGGCACCAAG gtGGCTGACTGCATCTGCTTGATGGCCCTAGACAAGCCCCAGGCTGTGCCCGTGGATGTCCACATGTGGCAGATTGCCCAGCGTGACTACAGCTGGCACCCCACCACGTCCCAGGCCAAGGGTCCAAGCCCCCAGGCTAACAAGGAACTGG